One Papio anubis isolate 15944 chromosome 9, Panubis1.0, whole genome shotgun sequence genomic window carries:
- the TAS2R10 gene encoding taste receptor type 2 member 10: protein MLSVVEGILILVVISESVFGVLGNGFIGLVNCIDCAKNKLSTIGFILTGLAISRIFLIWIIITDGFIQIFSPDVYASGNLIEYISYFWVITNQSSIWFATSLSIFYFLKIANFSNYIFLWLKSRINRVLPLLMGFLLISCLLNFAYIVKILNDLKMKNDTVWRLNMYKSEYFIKQLLLNLGVIFFFTLSLITSVLLIISLWRHNRQMQSNVTGLRDSITEAHVKAMKVLISFIILFILYFIGIAIEISYFTVPENKLLLIFGMTTTAIYPWGHSFILILGNSKLKQASLRVLQQLKCCEERKNLRAT, encoded by the coding sequence ATGCTAAGTGTAGTGGAAGGCATCCTCATTTTGGTTGTAATTAGTGAGTCAGTATTTGGGGTTTTAGGGAATGGATTTATTGGACTTGTAAACTGCATTGACTGTGCCAAGAATAAGTTATCTACAATTGGCTTTATTCTCACCGGCTTAgctatttctagaatttttctgATATGGATAATAATTACAGATGGATTCATACAGATATTCTCTCCAGATGTTTATGCCTCTGGTAACCTAATTGAATATATTAGTTACTTTTGGGTAATTACTAATCAATCAAGTATATGGTTTGCCACCAGCCTCAGTATCTTCTATTTCCTGAAGATAGCAAATTTTTCCAACTACATATTTCTCTGGTTGAAGAGTAGAATAAATAGAGTTCTTCCCCTTCTGATGGGATTCTTACTTATTTCATGCTTACTTAATTTTGCATATATTGTGAAGATTCTTAATGATCTTAAAATGAAGAATGACACAGTCTGGCGTCTCAACATGTATAAAAGTGAATACTTTATTAAACAGCTTTTGCTAAATCTGGgagtcattttcttctttacacTATCCCTAATTACAAGTGTTTTGTTGATCATTTCCCTTTGGAGACACAACAGGCAGATGCAATCGAATGTGACAGGACTGAGAGACTCCATCACTGAAGCTCATGTGAAGGCAATGAAAGTTTTAATATCTTTCATCATCCTCTTTATCTTGTATTTTATAGGCATAGCCATAGAAATATCGTATTTTACTGTGCCAGAAAACAAACTGTTGCTTATATTTGGAATGACAACCACAGCCATCTATCCCTGGGGTCACTCATTTATCTTAATTCTAGGAAACAGCAAGCTAAAGCAAGCCTCTTTGAGGGTACTACAGCAATTGAAGTGCTGTGAGGAAAGGAAAAATCTCAGAGCCACATAG